In Cyclopterus lumpus isolate fCycLum1 chromosome 9, fCycLum1.pri, whole genome shotgun sequence, a single genomic region encodes these proteins:
- the hint2 gene encoding histidine triad nucleotide-binding protein 2, mitochondrial yields MYFRQILRAQLFGTRAAHFKRLQRVCRAERPLCTKGDEVRLAEEASRKYGSPTPTIFSKVIDKSIPADIIYEDEKCLAFRDISPQAPVHFLVIPRVPIPRISEARDDDAELLGHLLVVAKNVAKQESLDEGYRVVINDGKHGSQSVYHLHVHVLGGRQMAWPPG; encoded by the exons ATGTATTTTCGTCAGATTTTGCGGGCGCAGTTATTCGGCACCAGAGCGGCTCACTTCAAGCGTTTGCAGCGTGTTTGTCGAGCCGAG AGACCGCTGTGCACCAAAGGTGACGAGGTGAGGTTGGCAGAGGAGGCCAGCAGGAAGTATGGCTCCCCAACTCCAACCATCTTCTCCAAAGTGATTGATAAAAGCATCCCTGCGGATATCATTTATGAGGATGAGAAG TGTTTGGCCTTCAGGGATATCAGCCCACAGGCCCCTGTTCACTTCCTGGTTATTCCAAGGGTCCCTATTCCCAGAATAAGTGAGGCCAGAGATGATGATGCAGAG CTCTTGGGACATTTGTTGGTTGTTGCCAAAAATGTGGCAAAGCAAGAATCTCTCGACGAAGGATACAGAGTGG TGATCAACGACGGAAAGCACGGTTCTCAGTCAGTGTACCAcctccatgtccacgtcctgGGAGGCAGACAGATGGCGTGGCCACCAGGATAA
- the LOC117737000 gene encoding long-chain-fatty-acid--CoA ligase ACSBG2-like, which translates to MSAPEGSVRSSSGVAVMDSKAESMSTQKTRSPLVLNGEAPTAELCATAELEEATEGLCLEEPRSVPLVRTNGPAPLAPADELWSSSRHKAVKLRMEGSGPASETPMTAHQLFLHTVETYGDHPALASKKEGQWVTLTWRQYYEQCRAAAKSFLKLGLERYHGVGILGFNSPEWFISNIGCIFAGGLATGIYTTNSVEACQHVAANSEANILVVENQKQLDKILQVKDHLPHLKAIVQYKGELQQKAPFLYTWAEFMKLGEEVPDEQLNAVIDSLRANECCTLIFTSGTTGNPKGVMLSHDNLTWTVRTAASMLNLKYAEEVMVSYLPLSHVAAQLVDMWLCVCFAMTTYFAEPDALKGSLVNTLKEAHPTCFLGVPRVWEKMQEKMKAVGAKASPMRSTVAGWAKSIGLRYNYSVMNRENQVPWGFTLANNLVFKKVRESLGLDRCKLCFTGAAPITKDTLEYFMSLNIPLLELYGMSESSGPHTISTDTYSQISSCGKKIPGSKTKLENPDEDGSGEICMWGRHVFMGYLDMPDKTAEALDQDGWLHSGDLGRHDQNDFLYITGRIKELIITAGGENIPPVPIEDSVKAEVPIISNAMLIGDKLKFLSMLLTLKCVVDDNGEPTDELSPEALIFCQHHNVTATKVSEIVANKEPAIYNAIQEGMERANARATSNAQKIQKWTILERDFSVNGGELGPTMKLRRPIVVKMYQEKINELYAVATETQQTVQH; encoded by the exons ATGAGTGCTCCAGAGGGTTCGGTTAGGAGCAGCAGTGGCGTTGCAGTCATGGATAGTAAAGCTGAGAG CATGTCTACCCAAAAGACTCGCTCCCCCCTCGTCCTCAACGGAGAAGCCCCCACAGCTGAGCTCTGTGCAACAGCTGAGCTGGAGGAAGCCACTGAAGGACTTTGCCTAG AAGAGCCTAGGTCAGTTCCCTTGGTGAGGACGAACGGACCAGCACCTCTGGCCCCAGCGGACGAGCTATGGAGCTCCAGCAGACACAAGGCAGTCAAGCTGAGGATGGAGGGCTCGGGTCCGGCCTCAGAGACTCCCATGACGGCCCATCAGCTGTTTCTGCACACGGTGGAAACGTACGGGGATCATCCAGCCTTGGCTTCCAAAAAAGAGGGCCAGTGGGTGACCCTGACATGGAGGCAATACTATGAGCAGTGCCGGGCGGCAGCTAAAAGTTTCCTCAAG TTGGGGCTGGAGCGTTACCATGGTGTGGGGATTCTGGGATTTAACTCCCCCGAATGGTTCATCTCAAACATCGGCTGCATCTTTGCAGG GGGTCTGGCAACTGGAATTTACACCACCAATTCAGTTGAAGCTTGTCAGCATGTGGCTGCCAACAGTGAGGCCAACATCCTGGTAGTGGAGAACCAGAAGCAGCTCGACAAAATCCTGCAG GTTAAAGATCATCTACCTCATCTGAAAGCCATCGTCCAGTATAAAGGcgagctgcagcagaaagcacCATTTCTTTATACG TGGGCGGAGTTCATGAAGCTGGGAGAGGAAGTGCCCGACGAGCAGCTAAATGCTGTGATTGACAGTCTTCGTGCCAATGAGTGCTGTACTCTCATCTTTACCTCTGGAACCACTGGGAACCCTAAAGGAGTCATGTTGAGCCATGACAAT CTGACATGGACAGTCCGCACGGCAGCTTCCATGCTCAACTTAAAGTATGCTGAGGAGGTGATGGTCAGTTACCTGCCGCTCAGCCACGTGGCAGCCCAGCTAGTGGacatgtggttgtgtgtttgttttgccaTGACCACCTACTTTGCAGAGCCAGACGCCCTAAAG GGCTCCTTAGTAAACACACTTAAAGAGGCTCATCCAACTTGTTTCCTCGGGGTTCCTCGTGTGTGGGAGAAGATGCAGGAGAAAATGAAAGCTGTCGGTGCCAAGGCCTCCCCAATGAGGAGTACAGTGGCGGGCTGGGCCAAGTCCATAGGCCTGCGGTACAACTACAGTGTCATGAACAG GGAGAATCAGGTGCCTTGGGGCTTCACGCTGGCTAATAATCTGGTCTTTAAGAAGGTCCGTGAATCTCTGGGCCTAGACCGCTGCAAGTTATGCTTCACGGGCGCTGCCCCCATCACCAAAGACACTCTGGAATACTTCATGAGCCTGAACATCCCTTTATTGGAGCTATATGGCATGAGTGAAAGCTCCGGCCCACACACCATCTCCACTGACACCTATTCCCAAATCTCAAG CTGTGGAAAAAAGATACCAGGCAGCAAGACGAAGCTGGAGAACCCAGATGAGGACGGGAGTGGAGAGATATGTATGTGGGGTCGGCACGTCTTCATGGGCTACCTGGACATGCCGGACAAAACAGCGGAGGCTCTCGACCAGGACGGCTGGCTGCACTCTGGAGATCTGGGACGACACGACCAGAACGACTTCCTGTACATCACAGGAAGGATCAAGG AACTGATCATCACTGCAGGTGGAGAGAACATCCCTCCTGTGCCTATCGAGGATTCAGTGAAGGCCGAGGTGCCCATCATCAGCAACGCCATGCTGATCGGAGACAAGCTGAAGTTCCTCTCCATGCTGCTCACGCTCAAA tgtgtggtggATGACAACGGCGAGCCAACAGATGAGCTGAGCCCTGAGGCCTTGATATTCTGCCAGCATCACAACGTCACAGCCACCAAGGTGTCAGAGATCGTAGCCAATAAGGAGCCAGCTATCTACAACGCCATACAGGAAGGCATGGAGCGCGCCAACGCCAGAGCAACGTCCAACGCCCAGAAGATCCAGAAGTGGACGATACTGGAGCGAGACTTCTCTGTCAACGGAGGCGAACTGG GGCCTACCATGAAACTGAGGAGGCCCATTGTTGTGAAGATGTAccaggagaaaataaatgaattgtatGCTGTGGCCACGGAGACACAGCAGACTGTACAGCATTGA
- the LOC117736128 gene encoding long-chain-fatty-acid--CoA ligase ACSBG2-like: MSAPEGSVRSSSGVAVMDSKAESMSTQKTRSPLVLNGEAPTAELCATAELEEATEGLCLEEPRPVPLVRTNGPAPLAPADELWSTSRHKAVKLRMEGSGPASETPMTAHQLFLHTVETYGDHPALASKKEGQWVTLTWRQYYEQCRAAAKSFLKLGLERYHGVGILGFNSPEWFISDIGCIFAGGLATGIYTTNSAEACQYVAANSEANILVVENQKQLDKILQVKDHLPHLKAIVQYKGELQQKAPFLYTWAEFMKLGEEVPDEQLNAVIDSLRANECCTLIFTSGTTGNPKACMLSHDNLTWTVHTAASMVNLKYAEEVMVSYLPLSHAAAQLVDMWLGISCAMTTYFAEPDALKGSLVNTLKEVRPTCFVGVPRVWEKMQEKMKAVGAKASPMRSTVAGWAKSIGLRYNYSVMNRENQVPWGFMLANNLVFKKVRESLGLDRCKLCFTGAAPITKDTLEYFMSLNIPLLELYGMSESSCPHTISTDTHYHLTSCGKKMPGSKTKLENPDEDGSGEICMWGRHVFMGYLDMPDLTAEALDQDGWLHSGDLGRHDQNDFLYITGRIKELIITAGGENIPPVPIEDSVKAEVPIISNAMLIGDKLKFLSMLLTLKCVVDDNGEPTDELSPEALIFCQHHNVTATKVSEIVANKEPAIYNAIQEGMERANARATSNAQKIQKWTILERDFSVNGGELGPTMKLRRPIVVKMYQEKINELYAVATETQQTVQH; encoded by the exons ATGAGTGCTCCAGAGGGTTCGGTTAGGAGCAGCAGTGGCGTTGCAGTCATGGATAGTAAAGCTGAGAG CATGTCTACCCAAAAGACTCGCTCCCCCCTCGTCCTCAACGGAGAAGCCCCCACAGCTGAGCTCTGTGCAACAGCTGAGCTGGAGGAAGCCACTGAAGGACTTTGCCTAG AAGAGCCTAGGCCAGTTCCCTTGGTGAGGACGAACGGACCAGCACCTCTGGCCCCAGCGGACGAGCTATGGAGCACCAGCAGACACAAGGCAGTCAAGCTGAGGATGGAGGGCTCGGGTCCGGCCTCAGAGACTCCCATGACGGCCCATCAGCTGTTTCTGCACACGGTGGAAACGTACGGGGATCATCCAGCCTTGGCTTCCAAAAAAGAGGGCCAGTGGGTGACCCTGACATGGAGGCAATACTATGAGCAGTGCCGGGCGGCAGCTAAAAGTTTCCTCAAG TTGGGGCTGGAGCGTTACCATGGTGTGGGGATTCTGGGATTTAACTCCCCCGAATGGTTCATCTCAGACATCGGCTGCATCTTTGCAGG GGGTCTGGCAACTGGAATTTACACCACCAATTCAGCTGAAGCTTGTCAGTATGTGGCTGCCAACAGTGAGGCCAACATCCTGGTAGTGGAGAACCAGAAGCAGCTCGACAAAATCCTGCAG GTTAAAGATCATCTACCTCATCTGAAAGCCATCGTCCAGTATAAAGGcgagctgcagcagaaagcacCATTTCTTTATACG TGGGCGGAGTTCATGAAGCTGGGAGAAGAAGTGCCCGACGAGCAGCTAAATGCTGTGATTGACAGTCTTCGTGCCAATGAGTGCTGTACTCTCATCTTTACCTCTGGAACCACTGGGAACCCTAAAGCATGCATGTTGAGCCATGACAAT CTGACATGGACAGTCCACACGGCAGCTTCCATGGTCAACTTAAAGTATGCTGAGGAGGTGATGGTCAGTTACCTGCCGCTCAGCCACGCGGCAGCCCAGCTAGTGGACATGTGGTTGGGTATTTCTTGTGCTATGACCACCTATTTTGCAGAGCCAGACGCCCTCAAG GGCTCCTTAGTAAACACACTTAAAGAGGTTCGTCCAACTTGTTTCGTGGGGGTTCCTCGTGTGTGGGAGAAGATGCAGGAGAAAATGAAAGCTGTCGGTGCCAAGGCCTCCCCAATGAGGAGTACAGTGGCGGGCTGGGCCAAGTCCATAGGCCTGCGGTACAACTACAGTGTCATGAACAG GGAGAATCAGGTGCCTTGGGGCTTCATGCTGGCTAATAATCTGGTCTTTAAGAAGGTCCGTGAATCTCTGGGCCTAGACCGCTGCAAGTTATGCTTCACGGGCGCTGCCCCCATCACCAAAGACACTCTGGAATACTTCATGAGCCTGAACATCCCTTTATTGGAGCTATATGGCATGAGTGAAAGCTCCTGCCCACACACCATCTCCACTGACACCCATTACCACCTCACAAG CTGTGGAAAAAAGATGCCAGGCAGCAAGACGAAGCTGGAGAACCCAGATGAGGACGGGAGTGGAGAGATATGTATGTGGGGTCGGCACGTCTTCATGGGCTACCTGGACATGCCGGATTTAACAGCGGAGGCTCTCGACCAGGACGGCTGGCTGCACTCTGGAGATCTGGGACGACACGACCAGAACGACTTCCTGTACATCACAGGAAGGATCAAGG AACTGATCATCACTGCAGGTGGAGAGAACATCCCTCCTGTGCCTATCGAGGATTCAGTGAAGGCCGAGGTGCCCATCATCAGCAACGCCATGCTGATCGGAGACAAGCTGAAGTTCCTCTCCATGCTGCTCACGCTCAAA tgtgtggtggATGACAACGGCGAGCCAACAGATGAGCTGAGCCCTGAGGCCTTGATATTCTGCCAGCATCACAACGTCACAGCCACCAAGGTGTCAGAGATCGTAGCCAATAAGGAGCCAGCTATCTACAACGCCATACAGGAAGGCATGGAGCGCGCCAACGCCAGAGCAACGTCCAACGCCCAGAAGATCCAGAAGTGGACGATACTGGAGCGAGACTTCTCTGTCAACGGAGGCGAACTGG GACCTACCATGAAACTGAGGAGGCCCATTGTTGTGAAGATGTAccaggagaaaataaatgaattgtatGCTGTGGCCACGGAGACACAGCAGACTGTACAGCATTGA